From the genome of Papaver somniferum cultivar HN1 chromosome 2, ASM357369v1, whole genome shotgun sequence, one region includes:
- the LOC113354241 gene encoding gamma-glutamylcyclotransferase 2-2-like isoform X2 encodes MSHPNLFTSLLFLVDLPSGGPEKERLAMEYLERREWQYDLKTSIDFYREDDPLKPVVTRCLVFTSTPCKLSNKYWASST; translated from the exons ATGTCTCATCCTAATCTATTCACCTCTCTTCTTTTCTTGGTTGATTTACCTTCAG GAGGTCCTGAAAAGGAAAGACTAGCAATGGAG TATTTGGAGAGAAGAGAATGGCAGTATGATCTAAAGACAAGTATAGACTTTTACAGG GAAGATGACCCTCTTAAACCAGTAGTAACCAGGTGCTTGGT GTTCACATCCACTCCATGCAAACTATCAAATAAATATTGGGCCAGCTCCACCTGA
- the LOC113354241 gene encoding gamma-glutamylcyclotransferase 2-2-like isoform X1, which yields MSHPNLFTSLLFLVDLPSGNRFLGLLFRVFKFAGGPEKERLAMEYLERREWQYDLKTSIDFYREDDPLKPVVTRCLVFTSTPCKLSNKYWASST from the exons ATGTCTCATCCTAATCTATTCACCTCTCTTCTTTTCTTGGTTGATTTACCTTCAG GTAATAGGTTTTTAGGTttgctttttagggtttttaagttcGCAG GAGGTCCTGAAAAGGAAAGACTAGCAATGGAG TATTTGGAGAGAAGAGAATGGCAGTATGATCTAAAGACAAGTATAGACTTTTACAGG GAAGATGACCCTCTTAAACCAGTAGTAACCAGGTGCTTGGT GTTCACATCCACTCCATGCAAACTATCAAATAAATATTGGGCCAGCTCCACCTGA